One genomic segment of Marinitoga sp. 38H-ov includes these proteins:
- a CDS encoding DUF4897 domain-containing protein has translation MSEKYKRKSSNNFIIIALIFIAGISIINIFMARNARVNFDIIQNENYYYIKENGNIVMLSEVVVQAQDEKSYNNLLSSYNKPDNEKRKVYEDFIANLTKKTGRNFELISVQSTVSTNDGYKINVIEKSEIKGFILNLNDNKYEFSLPDQKINLDNSTLYIFKPNNWEFIEVVPNPTEITEEYLLWKNTGEIEFPKVILERK, from the coding sequence ATGTCTGAAAAATATAAAAGAAAAAGTTCAAATAATTTTATCATTATAGCTTTAATTTTTATTGCTGGGATTAGTATTATAAATATATTTATGGCTAGAAATGCACGAGTTAATTTTGACATTATACAAAATGAAAATTATTATTATATTAAAGAAAACGGTAATATTGTAATGTTGTCAGAGGTTGTAGTTCAAGCACAAGATGAAAAATCATATAACAATTTATTATCTAGTTATAATAAACCTGATAATGAAAAAAGAAAGGTTTATGAAGATTTCATCGCTAATCTTACTAAAAAAACTGGAAGAAATTTTGAACTAATAAGTGTTCAATCAACAGTTTCGACAAATGATGGATACAAAATTAATGTAATTGAAAAATCTGAAATAAAAGGATTTATACTAAATTTGAATGATAATAAATATGAATTTTCATTGCCAGATCAAAAAATTAATTTAGATAACTCAACTTTATATATATTTAAACCAAATAACTGGGAATTTATTGAAGTAGTTCCAAACCCTACTGAGATTACTGAAGAATATCTATTATGGAAAAATACTGGAGAAATTGAATTTCCTAAAGTTATATTAGAAAGGAAATAA